Sequence from the Ammospiza nelsoni isolate bAmmNel1 chromosome 7, bAmmNel1.pri, whole genome shotgun sequence genome:
TTCATTTCAACATGTAATAATGAGATGTACACAGTGAAAGTGGCAGCACAAGTGAAAAAGCTTCCATACCTAGGTTAtccttgaaataattttaaaaggtatAAAAAGGTTTTTTGCTCTGCCAGTGTAAAACAGTGTGGTGAGAGGTTTAACAGcaccctgccccacagcccaaTCCTAGCCCTGGACACAGATCTGTGGTGTTCCAGTCCTCAACAGACTCAATTTTCCTTGGATGCACCTGTGAAAGACATTCACCCCTGAAGTCTTGCTGGAGTGAGCAGTTCCATTATTTTCATAAGCttccaaaacattttctgctaagcagttttttttctgagcacatAAAAGAAAGTCAAGAGCAGCTGTGACATAGAATCCAACTGCAGCAGGTAAACTGGCTGGTACTTTTTCATAATTAAACAAACTTGATATTCAGCAACAGCACCCTAATATGAAGCTCCCATCCATAGTTCCAGTTGTTCCCTTTTGTAACTGAAACATTAGACTGAGCTAAGTTTTAGCATGTTTTTTAATCTGATACTTCAATTAAACATTCATGAGAACACTAAATTATTAACAAATATTCTCATTTAACCATCATATGCCAGTGTAGAGAAAGGCAACATTTTGGGGTTTAACAACAAGTTTGTGTAAACAACTTTAAGTTCTAGCATATATTCTGACATtatgaaaatactatttaaaagTATGTTTTTCATTATCATGATAATGAGAAGGTTCTAGGAAAAACAGCAATGTCAGGAAATTCGTGTGCATTCTAAAGTAGAAGTCATTGACTGCAAAGCACAGAATTTGAAGAAAACAGTGTAATAAAATGTTTTGCACTTTCACTGTTTTGCATGTCACAATTGGAGACATATTTGCTAACTCTGAAAAGTTTGTGGCACAGTTATGCCCATGTCTGTGATAACAGGCACTTACCCAGATCAGTTACTTCATTCTCTTATGCCAGAGGTCAAAACAGGGCACGGCATGCAGTCGAACATACTTCTGTCCATTAAAAGAACACTCCAGGCATCCATAGACTGTCTCCCTTTTTGAACTTCCCATTCCACAGAGGACACAGGGGCCTTTGGGGATGTTGTTATTAAGTAAATTAATTCGGATATGAGAACCGTCTCTGAGATAGCTTGTAGAGAGATCAGTCATGCTTGCAGCTTTTTCATAATAATCTGTAAAAAGGTCCTCCAAGTAAGGATCAGAGTTAGCAACGATTTCCACTACTCCTTTATCTGAAAAAGAACacacaaggaaaagaagcagTATTTTGTTATAATACTATGATttgttgcttaaaaaaatatcagtttAATGATAGAAATAACAACTGATGCACAAAACTGTTCTAAGCATGCCATATAGATTGCTTCCCATCAAAAACCCTGTGTGATGAAAATTTTTCTTCAACTTCACTTAAGACAGCGAAAAAAACTAGAATGTTTTGTATATGACCtatgtaattatatttttagaaatatacCTAAAAGGTTGGCATGCAGCAGGCTTCTGAGAAATTGGTGCAAAGTCAAACCACAAGTGTACTTCCTTGTTTCTATTTTTGCATTTCTAGTTTTATGTTCTAAACATTGTAAATTCACTTTTATTTCctattatttacaaaaaaatcccactacTACTTAATATGTTTAGAAAACTCAGAGGACTCCTTGTTAACCTCCTAGCAGATTTCTGAGGATCCAGATGTGCCAGGTAGGaacctttccttctctcttcagGGACTTACTAGATTGAGTGAAGGACGTTTAGGCAGCTACAGCTCCTGAGATGTATCATACCCACTGAAGATGTATTCCCCTTGTGTggactgcagcagcactgaaggcTTGGTCCATGAAAGTCCTTTGATCAAGAATGGACTACAGTGGAGGAGGAACACCTAATCACAGCATTTTTGGGACATGTTTACTGCTCAGCATTTATCTTCACACTCAGATCTGCAGATTTCCAAAGTACTTGGAATAAGGAGTGTTATAAGTTTAAGATCTTAGTCTAAAGCTGCATACAGGGATCTGCATTTTTGTTGGATGCTATGTTGATATTAGAATGAAAAAAGAGGACTGTGATGGTATCCTGTCACGGGAACATAGTGCCTAAGGAGTACATTCAATTATTGCAGTTAATATTGtttgatatttaaaattacAGCTTTTGCCTTCAACTATTACTATAATTATAATTTGTATAATATGAGCTGTAAATGGCAAACACATGAAATAGGCTCAATGTTATGCTAGCTGTGTAATTACTCACTACCAGTTTACCAACAGCCATACGTTTTAATATCTTTAGAGTTTAATGAACAGATTTGTTATTTCTGAGAGACAGGTTCCCAAATGTAAATTTTAATAACTCTATAATCATTTCAATACATAGAAATAGAATTTCAATTCATTTCAATAGAAATTGAGAGGTTCATTTTGcttcaaaatttttttctttaaacattcATCTTGGACAGAAATTAAAGAAGCAGAGGTACACTTTTAAATAAGACATTTGTGTATAAATATCAAAAGTCATACTTCGATGAAACAGATTATTCTTTAATCTCCTGAATTTGGTCAGTGAAGATGATCCAGATTTCTCTCTTTCAAATCCTCCTTTTGCAATTGGAGTCACACAGAGTTctgcaaaaatgaaaagtttttaaaaggaCTAAATATAAAAGCCATAATTGCACAACAATTTAATATGCTTTCTAATCAATAAAGTTAACAGTGATTAAATTTAGCTTTGCTAATGTTTTTAATGGCTAGTATAACTTTTTAGTACAAGTCTGCACACAGTAGTAGCTCACAGAATCAAGTAACACAGATTTGATGGTAATTTTTAACTGTTGGTGGCTTTCAATTAAAATCCTCAGAGCCTGTTTTGGTTCATACACAAATTACGGCCATGTTAAGGGGTCAGGACAGTCAGTAGCATAACAATGGAAGCCCTGGTTCTGAAGGACAAACATTTCTGTAGTTTTACTTGAAAGTAGAAATGAAACATTGTAAGCAAGGCTGTGAGTTCTGTACTTACCACTTTCAGTACAGAATTCTATCCATAACttgaaagaaatactttaaagtAAAATCTATGCTATgcaaattttttatttgtttccgATTGCTGCAATTAATTCCACCTAAATAGCTTTAGATATTTATATGTGCAAATGATGCATCAGACTGAAATTAAAGccccaacagaaaaaaagttacTAGTTTAGAAGTTCTGTacacttttttcttcacttgtaCATTTGTACTTGCCTATTTTATGCAAAACTTATCAGATAGTCTCAGAAACCTGTTCCTCACCAGCTAGAAATATAGCTAagtggggctttttttccatgcaaccacagaatttaaaaaataccaagTCTAACTTTTAAGAAATGTTCCCACAGCAGACTATTTTCTTCTAGCACCTGCCTTGTTTTCTTTGCAAGCACCATTTCTGTCAGAATGTCAGAATACTTATGTgcataaaattaaaacatcCCATTGTATGGGATCAGGGCTTCTGTATACCAAGAGCAatgaaacagcttttaaaacttAGATCATTATAAACAATAGTAGTAATGAGACAGTAATTCACATCACTTACCGAAATTACCATCCAAATGAATGTAGAGCTCAAATACACTAAAAGCAATAGTTGTATGTGCAGGAAAAACAATGGCTTTGTCCCGCCCTTTAGAATTCTGATCTTCAATTATGTGAAACTATAATTTAGAGAAGGATCCAAAGATAAAAACATTACAAATTGAAAcgaataaataaacaaaatacaaatCTTAACTTCATATATTGAGAATTATAATGTCAGGGGGAAACTTTGAAGATCAAATTTCACAACTGAAGAATTTTCTATTAACTACtttgcattttaataaattttgaTACAGAGAGAGTAATTTGCATCACTTAGTGAAAATTATGTGAATGATTTATTAGTACTAGAAAGAGCAAAGTTAGAAGACTTGTAAGTTTAATTATTGAAATGCATcgagggggaagggggaggaaGAGCATAAGACAGGGAATAAGATGCCAACCCTTCAAATAATAACCTGAAATTCCAATGTGCTACAGAAGATGACtgtaataatgaaataataatgaaagaaaGGTTATACATTTATTCGAAAGTCAAACTAAGAAGTAGTAAATTCCACTTTTTTGCTGAGGCTTTACCCCAGGCAATGGCTCATTGTCTAGCCATCTTTTCATGCATTTCCCATCCCTCTGTCATATAAGTACTGCTAACAAAAGACCAACTTTTAAACCACTTTACATTAGTACAATAATATAGATTtactttagatttttttatgaGCTTACATTCTAAAAACACAATTAAATCAAACCATAAAATTTATAATAATGACCTTTTTATGCTTGATCATTTGAGTTACAGAACTTTGTCAAACATATTTACCCTCATTGTCTCTCCACGCATTCCAGTATGGACAGTTAATGAGCACTGCCTTGTAGTTCGAATACTTTCCATGACCACACACAAAATTTCCATCCTACTTTTTCTTGATTGATGGACTAGACAATGATCaaagtttatttttctaaaatcaagagggaggcaggaaggaaattcagACATAATTAGCAGTTTACAAAGCAGCTAAGTAACTTTAAATCAGTAAATAAATCACCATAATGTCTGTTTCATAGCAGTAAAACAGCTGACCAAGGAGATCTCTGGAAACTTAATATTGGTTTTCACTGTTTGGGAACAGAACTAAGAAATTCAAGGAAAGCCAGTATTCTACAAATATTAGAGAAGATACCTGGGACACCCTGGAAAATTCAAAGCCTGTTCATCTGACTCTGGTTTTAGTGCCATTAACTGAAAGAAACCTATATCACTTATAAACAGTACTGAACAATCATGAAACAAGTGACTGTAGAATTTCTACAAACAGTGGCAGTTAGTTTTATGACACTGAATCTTTTTTTCAGAAGACTAGGTCCTTTTCCCTCACCCCCATTTATTAATGATAACATTTGGAGGTTGCAAATAAACTAGGAAAATAGAGAAGGAGAGGTTACAGATAAAAAATGGCATGCACTTCTTGGTAAATACCAACAAggtaaaaatatatatttgcaaATGCCAAATGTTGCATCATGCATAGTAAATGATTTACTGGGATGCACTGCTGGGATTCACTGGGATGCCATTGTTACCAAGGGATAAtctttgaaatataaaaaaaagaattacCCCTAGAATTAGTCACACCATATTTCTACACATTTGACATCTGTGCTAGCACCACAGGAAACAAGAAGTTCATTTTCAGTCTCCACAACTCAACAAGAATGTTGGTAGAAGAGACTTGATTTAAAGAAAAGTCACAGAAGGTTATGAAAATTTAAGTAGATAAACCTATTTTGCATTTTGCAGAAAAGGCAGTGTAATAGCTTCATAAAACCTCAAATTACCTACAATGGCAATAACACATATGGCTCTCTAGTTCATCAAAGGCAAATAAATCCTATTTCTGGAACCTGAAGTTAGGTAATGTTATTCAAAGTAGGTTTCAAATTTTCAATACTATGGTATAACACGATAGGAGTTTTGATGgactctttctttttttttcttttttttcctgagacaTGCACTGTAATTCaaagaattcagaaaaattTTACAGCCTGTATTATACAAGTCATGTGTCTAATCCCAGTGATCCAACCTGATACCCTTGAAAATATCAGATGGCGACTGCTACTGATTGactaaaaataatcaaaacctAAGAACTTCAGACTTGCAGCCTAACTGTATGAAATAGAATTACGGAAACAGAAATCAAAACACAGAATACAACCTTGTAGTAAGTTCTCTCAGTAATGTTGGTACTTCAACTTCATGTTTGGTCACTATGCCAAATGAAGCTTTAAAGGCAATAGAATCTGATCCAGCAACATCAAAACCAACATCATTCATTATCTGATTTCCTCTTCTGCCATTAAGTGAAACATCTGATTTGTCTTCATAGTTGAGCAACTGGTAAGACGAGACACCTGAGTGAAAGAAGATAACCTTTGTGTGATGATGAAAAGTCTGAACACAGTATTTTCACATAGCCAGAATAAATGGTACTATTCCTACTGTGCTTAATCATTTTGATATGAAATTCAGAGCTACACTGAGCACTTGTTTATTGATGTTACTTCTGATGATTGATGGAGAGTACATGAGAGTCCTGGGTTTGAATAGAGCTATTTTCAAATTTCTGTATTCATCATTATTCTCCTTGAGTACTTCCACCTGTAACTATGATGCTGATACAAATAAACCAGACATGAGGTGTTTTGGCTCTAATGACAAAGGCTCTGAAACCCAAAATAACTCAGTGGAGGCCACACAGAATATTACAACTAGGAATAAAATGAAAGCCACTGTATAAAAAGTATTAAGGAATTCTGAATTCTGTCTAGATGCTATACAAAGACCctaaattttcttcatttttgcagTACATGAATGAGACATGGGTCTGCCAGTAACATTAACTCTGCCTAGGGACTATGCCActttattttgaaggaaaatagCAGATTAATTCTGACTCATTTTGCATTCAATTATTGTACAACCAAAGGTGTTACCAAAGCACCTCTACAAAAATGTCTTTATAATATCAAATACATTTCCATTACAATAACAGAAAAAATGCTAGAACACATTGGTTACCAAATTAAAATGAACACAGGGATTAGATTTCTAAATACATCTAAGAATCTGtgttttactcctttttttgtttttaatccttTGAAGATATTAGGATAAGCTGACATTGTGAAGTCATCTACTGTGAATcttgtttgtgtttatttttgacCAAAAAGAatgttaatatattttttcatcattCTAAAAGGATTGAAAATGCTTGTCTTTGTcacataaaaaaggaaattcaattACAAACCTCCTTGCTTATGTTAAAGGACTTTCTTAATACTTTCTGCACACGA
This genomic interval carries:
- the PJVK gene encoding pejvakin, which encodes MFAAATKNFVKQVGDGGRLVPVPSLSEADRYQPLSLVIKKRKCLLSKKSKFASTPFTLKDILQGEKEISAGVSSYQLLNYEDKSDVSLNGRRGNQIMNDVGFDVAGSDSIAFKASFGIVTKHEVEVPTLLRELTTRKINFDHCLVHQSRKSRMEILCVVMESIRTTRQCSLTVHTGMRGETMRFHIIEDQNSKGRDKAIVFPAHTTIAFSVFELYIHLDGNFELCVTPIAKGGFEREKSGSSSLTKFRRLKNNLFHRNKGVVEIVANSDPYLEDLFTDYYEKAASMTDLSTSYLRDGSHIRINLLNNNIPKGPCVLCGMGSSKRETVYGCLECSFNGQKYVRLHAVPCFDLWHKRMK